The genomic stretch GTTTTGTGGGGAaccataataaaaatatgttagacatttataataaggataatatcgatatttataataaaaatatgatagaccttaataataaaaatatgttagacatttataataaggataatatcgatatttataataaaaatatgatagaccttaataataaaaatatgatcgacattaataataaaaatatgatagacattaataataaaaatatgatagacattaataataaaaatatgatagacatttataataaggataatatcgatatttataataaaaatacgatccatattcataataaaaatacaatcgacatttataataatacctCCGTTGATGAATTCACACAGATTTGTCATTTTATTACCAATTTATTTAATCAACTTGTTAAGAACACAAAATACTGTAAAAAGAAAGAtgtcatattattatgtggGACCTTATcgaaatacaaaaaatggatagataaaaattttacaaaCACCTCTTCTCCACTTTCatcaataaatatgaattgCCTGTTTTACGCAATTCgtaataatgtaaaaaattttataagcCTGTACAATCATGTTGAATtatctattttattatattgttattctCTTTATGAAATCAATgatctatttttatttcataaaataaaattaagaagtttaaaaatattcatcaCTTTTAATCAAATAaccttttcatatttatttaaggcttttgaaaatatgaaaataaatgatCTTATATTTGAAAAGGCGTGCTTACATAAAATTTTACAAATCAATAAATTTAGCTGTCCCAAAAGTTTACTCTTTACATTATCTGCATTGTCAtctttacataaaaaaaaaaaaaaaaatcccaTAATTCAAGATATATGGCAAGTTATATTTAGAAACTTTcaagatatttttattaacaatttttatgaaataacaaacataaataaaaaagatggaaatattatacaaaatagAAATCTTTCCATACCatcttatttattatatatagaggAAGATAATATGGATAGCTACTCAATGGTTACGTGTccaaaaaatgaaacattTTGTTCTTTCCAAAACAAAACAGAAATAAAAacagaaataaaaaagaaaagaagcaATTTGATTAAGGGAGATATACTATGTATGCTagtacattttttttcaaaaatcaAAGAATTTGATTTGAATTATAaactaataattatattaattaatgaatatgaaaattataaaaatattctatCAACACACAATTGTATAAGTTTATTAAATTCTATGGGTACTCTCTGTGCtcatatgaaaaatgaaaaaagtaatattttCTGGagaaattattatctttttataaatcAATTAACAAAGAAAATATTGGTAAGTGTAGATttgtatgaaaaaaaatattatcttaTAAATTTCTTAAGTGCTTGTGGTAAAATTTTTCAGTCTTAcatttctattatatataaaataaatgaagaacaaaaaaaattttgtttttatttgaaCAATATTTTAGATATTTTAATTACacctttaaataaatatataaatgagtTTAGTTTAGGTGATATAGGAATTCTGTTCGAAAcatttaataaagaaaattatttacaaGAATTCATTTATACAGCACCAAAGGAAAAGGATGACCATATAAAATGTTCttttgtaaataaaataataaatagattaattgatttattaaatcatattaatgaaaaggattataaaaatgtcataattattatgaacaaTATAATCAAAATGAACAATTTcgataaaacaatatataatttaataattaaaaattatattcttcaAAGCTTTTATTATGAATCTATACCTATGTTATCACAaagtattttttatatatgtataaatgttttatttagggatattataattaacaCACAACAAatctatttattaaaatatttattcaaaaaattatttgaacAATTTATAAATCAAGagatatttcttttttctacaCATAATGAATGTTTACTTATAtcagataaaaatattaataataatgagtataataatatgatgatTGAcactatatttattaaatctttgatatatttatgccaatctatttttatcatattatttcatatatctaacataaaagaaataagttatgaatataaaatcaAAAGTAAAGTTATTAAAgaggaaaataatgaattgtTAAATTCTATAACTTTTTTACGACTTTATTTAACAATTTTTATGCTTACTGAAAAATGCATCCAAGAGGGatatcattttaaaaaaattaaaaattttacaaGTTTTGATAATTCGATTATCACACAtgaaatacataatattgtTAAACATATGCCTATCAAAAGTTACTACACATCtttacttttttataaactgcttttaattaaaacttaaaacaaaatatggtTCATGAGCAAAagtttattttgttataataaagtgtaaatatatatatgatatatattatatatatatatatatatatatatatatatatatattttttcttttttttttttttttgtatgaacaaaatatttttaaccaTTCCTTGAGCTCATTACGCAAaagggaaaaatatataaatattatataaataaataaataaatatatatatatatatatatatatatatatatatatatatacatatattatttttgtgtaAGGTgctatatataatgtttttaataattaaattttctatctgaatatttgtataaacatctaaaaaaaaaaaaattgcataataaaaaaataatatattatatatatatatatgtgatagttttttttttttttttttttttttttatatattttcactTTTGTATACCAAAAGATAATCATTCGCCCactatgttttatattttgttttatttattcttttgaattgttatatatatatatatatatatataatatttttatgttcataACATgaatgaaaaggaaaaaaccCTTCTACATTTTGTTAAGAATATTAATGATGTTGGTAGAAGAAAAGTTATGAAAAAGAACTTGTTATTATTAGGTtatggaaatataaataaatattcatttaatcaaaatgataaaatatccACATACCATTCTTTTTTAGATTTGgaaaaattatgtaaaaataaatatgtaaaatcaATTTTATACCAAAAAGCTAGCTCTGTTTTATTTAAGAACCTGAACAAGTCATGTAACTTTTTGAATGAGAAATGGAATGAAACTTTTATGaattgtattaaaaaatcgttattttataatccgttaaatataatgactttatttaatttaatatattattataacataaaGATGGATGTAAAGAATAGCTTATtctattcatatttattacatattatacttatgaaaatatggaaaaaaggTTTTTATAGGACAAATATAGCTAgccaaaataataaaaaaaaaaaattatatataaaaaaaaaagtggatAAGCAAAAAAATGTGGATACACCAAAAAATGTGGATACACCAAAAAATGTGGATACACCAAAAAATGTGGATACACCAAAAAATGTGGATACACCAAAAAATGTGGATACAAAAAAACATTtggatacatataataacatatgtataaataagaataccctaagatatattcttttttcattatataataataagtgTAGAGGAGAATGTTTAAAAGATgattacaaaataaatttaataaaaagcataataaataaatgggAAATTATTCCATTTATTAATGACAAATTGTTACTTATCTTAATGTTGGAGAatttacaatttttatattcgaataattataaattggTCTCTGTACAAAaggttatatattatacaaacctcacattaaaaatattaaaattaaataaaatatataattatataaaaggaaATTATCTTTTTCTAACTACAAATATGTACCTTATAAAAGCACACTGCCTTCTTATGTTAAATTGTATTGataaagttaaaaaaaataaaaataaaattgaataTTCAAAGCAACAAAAGGAatttcataataatcatatgaatgaatatttattataccaagaagatatagataataaaaataattatatgtttaattatgatgatatttTAAGTGATCGTAATCATGAAAAggatatatacaatatgGTTGAATTAAATCACAAAGAAATAGAACAAATGTTACATGAACTGTTcaggaataatataaaatccGAAAATGAAGAGATAACAACACaattaacaaaaaatgtaaaagataaaaaatatatgaatggaaagaatatagaaaatatttttaatttaatggatataaataatattgagTATTATGAGAAAagatttatatcttttttaataaatgagaaagatataaataaagaagtGTGTAAAATGAATGATTATTTTGTACATCCATATgttaatgtaaaaaatactTTAAGTATTTTAAATGAATGTATACAATTTTGTTTAAATAATCGTaagtataaatttttatctcaattttttatatggagGGCtcgtatattttttcatttagcaaaatttcataaatatgttttatcGGATTGTTGTAAGGCTTcactatttaatatatatgcaagTGCATATTTAAGTGATGAGACGATTGaacgagaaaaaaaaaattacagcAATATCATAATCAAAAACAAcatcaataataataataataataataataataataataataataataataataataatgataatatttgtGTTAGCCATAGTTGTagtaatcataattataatcacaatctttataatttttataacgATCAGGATATCTACTCTTGTTATAATTTAATGATTAcctctttaaaaaaaatgaacaaactTCATCCTTTCGATTTATACATAGCTTATAtggtaaataaaaatacagataaattaaaaaacatgtcaattcaaaaaaataattattatcaacacccaaaaaaagaaacctTCATAAATGAAAGAAAACATCAATATGCATGGTCCCGATCTTATCAAGATCAAATggttttaaattttattaaacaaaataaaaagaaaataccttttattatttaaacaaaagaaaaaaatatatatattcgtcctattttttatttattttgttataattacattttttattttatttaatttaacttaattttttttttttttttttttttttgtgtatttgtacataatatatatatatatatatataaaatatatacattttgtattttataataattgttacatgtatataaatataaatataaataatatttctaagAATgaccaaaaaatatattttatatattcatatgtttatgtactgttatattttttttttttttttagtatactatattttataatatttgattGTTacttattgtatatatatatatatatatatattatacatatatgtaatgttctttgtttttataatattgaaataattaagaataatacaaatttaatatgtttattttatattttttatgtcataaaaaaaaaatagcaacatttaataataattttatttaggtgtttataaaattttgatgtttttatattttatgataactttttttttttttttttttttttaaattgttatatataaataaatagaaatattgacaatatatattatatatatttatatttatatatgtatgttctCATGATTAATTGAAcggtataataatataagatataaaaaaaattgaaaaaggCTATCCTATTTATATTACGTTTTATTAatgaataattaattattatatatatatatatatatatatatatatatatatatatatttgttacaataaatataaataaaaaaatgccAGTATCACATCATGAAGGTTGTGGCTGTAAAAACTCTGATGAGGTTTTAAAGGGTGGAgagtttttattaaaatatataaatatagataaagTTACAGCACTAAACGAAAAGGTAATACTTTGCAgcacacacatatatttatatatatatatatatattatatgtacaatgttattataattttttatattgttcttatatattgttatttttttttttttcattaatatagACACATGGGTCATGCAGAAAAATTCTCAAATCCTATGATAACAGATTGTCTCCTGATAACTGTGAAAGTGATGTTGATCATGAATTGGtaagaacaaaaaatgaaaaaaataaaaatatatactttttttttaaagataattaatatatatatatatttataaatatcaaaaaaaaaaaaaaaaaaaaaaaaaattcgcgtatatttcttttttaagaTAATCAATATTCCCTTCAATAGTCCTTGCAAAGTAAGAAAAATTGAAACgattaacaataatatattgtttcacacaagcatatatatataaatataaatatatatatatatatatatatatatatatatatatatatatatgtttttatttatgtacatattaatgtttcaaattaatatacataaaccCTTCTGACATTTCAGATTTCTAGCTTATTTCTTATCGGTGGTGAAGAAGGCACTTATccaagaaaaataaaaattttttcgAATAGAGAAGATATCGATTTTGGAAAGTAACATGAATTAAAGAATTTAAAATGTTTCTTTGTTTATGaacataaaaacaaaaagaaataagTAGCATGTATattgtgttatatatatgtgtgtgtattcatatacatttattttattttgttttatttgtatgTGTTCAATTTTTTATAGTATTAATGATTTTAAATGTGTACAAGAATTAGAACTATCCCAAGATTTCCATGGATCAATTGAATACCCATTAAaagtattataattttatgtattttagtGAATGtgctatatattatttatatatttattttattttgccTGAACAGgtcatgttttttttttttttttttttttttttttaaaacttttcttttacatgtcatatattatttgtttttctttctGAACAagtcatatattttttttattcatttaaatttattatataattttttttttttttttttgttaggTAACATCTTTATTTAATGTAAGTTATTTGACtttgtatttttatgaaaattatgGAGCAGACACgactaaaatattttatataggtattttaaatgaaatgagaatatacaataatatacaatatgtataatatatatatatatatatatg from Plasmodium falciparum 3D7 genome assembly, chromosome: 13 encodes the following:
- a CDS encoding PITH domain-containing protein, putative, which gives rise to MPVSHHEGCGCKNSDEVLKGGEFLLKYINIDKVTALNEKTHGSCRKILKSYDNRLSPDNCESDVDHELISSLFLIGGEEGTYPRKIKIFSNREDIDFGNINDFKCVQELELSQDFHGSIEYPLKVTSLFNVSYLTLYFYENYGADTTKIFYIGLKGVGTNYIRKAVETVYEASPNLSDHKIEGSSKAAHFRFDAF
- a CDS encoding PITH domain-containing protein, putative, which produces MPVSHHEGCGCKNSDEVLKGGEFLLKYINIDKVTALNEKTHGSCRKILKSYDNRLSPDNCESDVDHELIINIPFNSPCKISSLFLIGGEEGTYPRKIKIFSNREDIDFGNINDFKCVQELELSQDFHGSIEYPLKVTSLFNVSYLTLYFYENYGADTTKIFYIGLKGVGTNYIRKAVETVYEASPNLSDHKIEGSSKAAHFRFDAF